One Thermoplasma volcanium GSS1 genomic window carries:
- a CDS encoding nickel-dependent hydrogenase large subunit, whose protein sequence is MKYYRFGKPEGRFVGNTEKYSVYEHILSDQRREIPSESYRNLPGEFTFNYGPATGGLIESVAFDFHTPGELIKHVDVYPYIKTRKIKVRGLSPEDALLLVERINGFHAASHAVAFEMAVEDALNIDVPEEVQYSRIIMLELERMRSNLEVVKRLCEPAGFGVPQNQIAYLRENIARIITSFAGHRYFFSSSYVGGCQFNGLVLESVIEDVKEEFEGIFNDLLQSKIFLNRLQNNGKISSSDMLGPAARAAGIEVDARIDEKRLPYSKLGFKPIVFDEPDAFGRFYVRSKEILSSADLISKAIRFSGNSPPAKIEKTNGEGAARVESPQGDLFYYVKINDGKISDVQISSPSLLNIEAFKKSMIGNIFTDYHFNWESFGIWVSELAVVIQ, encoded by the coding sequence ATGAAATATTATAGGTTTGGAAAACCTGAAGGCAGATTCGTTGGTAATACTGAGAAGTACTCTGTATACGAGCACATTTTATCTGATCAGCGCCGTGAAATTCCCTCTGAATCATACCGCAATTTACCTGGAGAGTTTACCTTCAATTATGGCCCTGCAACAGGAGGCTTGATTGAATCTGTTGCCTTTGACTTCCACACCCCCGGTGAACTGATCAAGCATGTCGATGTATATCCATACATAAAGACAAGGAAGATTAAGGTAAGGGGCCTATCTCCAGAAGATGCCCTACTCCTAGTAGAGAGGATCAATGGATTTCATGCTGCATCCCATGCCGTAGCATTCGAGATGGCAGTGGAAGACGCATTAAATATCGATGTTCCTGAAGAGGTACAGTATTCAAGGATCATAATGCTTGAACTGGAGAGAATGAGGAGCAACCTTGAGGTCGTAAAGAGGCTATGCGAACCTGCTGGTTTTGGTGTTCCGCAGAACCAGATCGCATACCTAAGGGAGAATATTGCAAGAATAATAACATCGTTCGCAGGGCACAGGTATTTCTTTTCATCTTCGTACGTGGGCGGATGCCAGTTCAACGGATTGGTCTTAGAAAGTGTGATCGAAGATGTGAAGGAAGAATTTGAGGGAATTTTTAACGATTTGCTGCAATCCAAAATATTCTTAAATAGGCTTCAGAACAATGGGAAGATTAGCAGCAGCGATATGCTTGGTCCCGCTGCAAGGGCCGCCGGCATTGAAGTGGACGCTAGGATTGATGAAAAAAGGCTTCCGTATAGTAAACTTGGCTTCAAGCCAATTGTGTTCGATGAGCCAGATGCGTTCGGCCGGTTTTATGTGAGAAGCAAGGAGATCCTTTCTTCTGCGGATTTGATCTCTAAAGCGATACGTTTCAGCGGAAACTCTCCGCCAGCAAAAATCGAAAAGACTAATGGTGAAGGTGCTGCAAGGGTCGAAAGCCCGCAAGGGGATCTTTTCTATTATGTAAAAATCAACGACGGGAAGATTTCCGACGTCCAGATATCTTCGCCGTCACTGTTAAACATTGAGGCCTTTAAGAAATCAATGATAGGCAATATATTCACAGATTACCACTTCAACTGGGAGAGTTTTGGCATATGGGTATCTGAGCTCGCGGTGGTGATACAATGA
- a CDS encoding FAD-dependent thymidylate synthase, whose protein sequence is MEFSNAERDVFLIKIEKMIDRGALMSRYSRASDPDIRSVYEKEFKTGAKSGEEFYRRIFLEYGDESIAELTTAQMGIQNVSNVASKIIEEIRIGLSYLEKSTRYVRYDKKVDGRYLYISPERIGISGDDAKDYVQLCDNLFEFYSKALPQVEDYLRHKFPQDKLVFQNAGGKTLTEMDQNEKKIAERSYINAVRSRALDDVRYILPASTLTNIGISGNGRALIHLIQKLMEYEIPETTKLAKDIYDELKPELPQLIDDALSGHGLEIINFKKNLMGLFPYDLTGNFERIRLLSYGEEDKELRKVASLIEYPFHGDAASLYSRSSESYVKYMKELIESIRSLRANRRMKPGRAFESVNYVFELNLNYGSFRDLQRHRFLGIIRKPLTAAYGYDTPPVISAIDELKTQYDELMANSSSFYQRLREKYGPWISQYVVPFAFKYPITFSTNLSEVTYFVELRSTAQAHFDLRDIAVSMYREVSKVHPTLSRIIKFVDTADYPLGRLSAEFRKESKKAGI, encoded by the coding sequence ATGGAGTTTTCGAACGCCGAGAGAGATGTATTCTTAATAAAAATAGAGAAAATGATAGACAGAGGTGCCCTGATGTCCCGTTACAGTAGGGCATCTGATCCTGATATACGATCCGTTTATGAAAAAGAGTTCAAAACAGGGGCGAAGAGCGGCGAAGAGTTTTACAGGAGGATTTTCCTTGAATATGGCGATGAATCGATTGCCGAACTTACAACTGCACAGATGGGCATACAGAACGTTTCAAACGTAGCATCCAAGATAATTGAGGAGATAAGGATCGGCCTTTCTTATCTTGAAAAATCGACAAGATATGTACGTTACGACAAAAAGGTTGATGGCAGATACCTTTACATTTCACCAGAGAGGATAGGAATATCGGGGGATGATGCTAAGGATTACGTGCAACTATGCGACAATCTCTTCGAATTCTATTCCAAGGCATTGCCTCAGGTAGAAGATTACCTTAGGCATAAGTTTCCCCAAGACAAGTTGGTATTCCAAAATGCTGGTGGAAAGACTCTAACCGAAATGGATCAAAACGAGAAAAAAATAGCAGAAAGATCCTATATCAATGCAGTTAGGTCACGTGCGCTGGATGATGTAAGGTATATTTTGCCAGCATCGACGCTGACGAACATCGGTATTAGCGGCAACGGAAGGGCCCTAATCCATCTTATACAGAAGTTAATGGAATATGAAATCCCAGAAACTACAAAGCTTGCAAAGGACATATACGATGAACTAAAGCCAGAATTGCCACAGCTTATAGATGATGCACTATCTGGCCACGGCCTTGAGATCATAAATTTTAAGAAGAATCTCATGGGCTTGTTTCCCTATGATCTCACTGGCAATTTTGAAAGAATTCGCCTACTCTCATATGGCGAAGAGGATAAAGAGCTCAGGAAGGTGGCATCCCTCATCGAATATCCATTCCATGGGGACGCGGCTTCACTTTACTCCCGCAGCTCTGAATCCTACGTAAAATATATGAAAGAGCTCATAGAGTCGATAAGGTCGTTGAGGGCAAACAGGAGGATGAAACCAGGAAGGGCATTCGAATCAGTAAATTATGTTTTTGAGCTAAACTTAAACTACGGCTCATTCCGTGATCTACAAAGACACCGCTTTCTTGGTATAATTAGGAAACCGCTTACGGCAGCATACGGATACGACACTCCTCCAGTGATCTCTGCTATAGATGAATTGAAAACGCAGTATGATGAGTTGATGGCGAATTCTTCTTCCTTTTACCAAAGGCTAAGGGAAAAGTATGGGCCCTGGATATCACAGTATGTTGTTCCGTTCGCTTTTAAATACCCGATCACGTTTTCCACGAATCTCTCTGAAGTAACGTATTTTGTAGAACTCAGGAGTACTGCGCAGGCCCATTTCGATCTAAGAGACATAGCGGTAAGCATGTACAGGGAAGTCTCGAAAGTGCACCCAACTCTGTCCAGAATCATAAAATTTGTTGATACTGCAGATTATCCGCTTGGCAGGTTATCTGCTGAGTTTAGGAAGGAATCGAAGAAGGCCGGTATTTAA
- a CDS encoding respiratory chain complex I subunit 1 family protein: MGAITLIETLMQYFFVVLTAPLYTGILEKLKAMVESRKGPSIFQPYYDLWKLSRKITVIPAGSGIFFRYIPYVLFGIYSLIALIIPVVIPVPIYFTASADFLGGAILFSLAAFMKAAAAMNSGSNYVALGVSRSMSFNFLSEGTLITVFIAVSLLTATNNPYITNAFLASHPLANLSLAHIFSTLAFFMLFFYETGKIPLESSGVQELGMIDEGLNYEYSGKLLAINKWSSYIKQYLLGSVLLNVFLFPWGLFSTYPYFFIDVPVMMAKWLLLILIVLVVETTLAKLRLFRVMDYLATAFTFSILFLIFAEVIP, encoded by the coding sequence ATGGGCGCCATAACATTAATAGAGACCTTAATGCAGTATTTCTTCGTTGTTCTTACTGCTCCACTATACACCGGCATTTTAGAGAAGCTTAAGGCGATGGTTGAATCGCGTAAAGGGCCAAGCATATTTCAACCATACTATGATCTCTGGAAGCTTTCCCGGAAAATTACCGTAATACCTGCCGGCTCTGGTATATTCTTCAGGTATATCCCCTATGTGCTTTTTGGGATTTATTCCCTCATCGCATTAATAATACCAGTAGTGATACCAGTTCCTATATACTTTACCGCCTCTGCTGATTTCCTTGGCGGCGCTATCCTTTTCTCATTAGCAGCTTTTATGAAGGCTGCTGCAGCTATGAACTCTGGAAGCAACTATGTAGCGCTTGGCGTCTCCAGATCAATGTCTTTCAACTTCCTTTCAGAAGGCACGCTAATAACAGTTTTCATAGCAGTATCTCTGCTCACTGCAACAAATAATCCGTACATAACCAATGCGTTCCTCGCCTCTCATCCACTAGCGAACCTATCCCTGGCCCATATATTCTCAACACTGGCCTTCTTTATGCTCTTTTTTTATGAAACCGGGAAAATTCCACTGGAGAGCTCAGGTGTGCAGGAGCTTGGCATGATAGATGAAGGCCTCAACTATGAGTATAGCGGTAAACTTCTGGCCATAAATAAATGGTCATCTTATATCAAACAGTACTTGCTCGGATCTGTTCTCCTCAACGTTTTTCTTTTCCCGTGGGGCTTATTTTCGACATACCCATACTTCTTCATTGATGTTCCAGTCATGATGGCCAAATGGCTCCTCCTTATATTGATCGTACTTGTTGTTGAAACAACTCTGGCCAAACTCAGGCTGTTCAGAGTAATGGATTATCTTGCCACTGCCTTTACTTTTTCAATACTTTTCCTCATTTTTGCTGAGGTGATACCGTGA
- a CDS encoding MarR family transcriptional regulator: protein MADELSDNAKKIYDAMKKLGATSEEKLKTADDIMKAAALGKSIVNAALQELQKKGYVKRVARQKSAGYFVVK, encoded by the coding sequence ATGGCTGATGAATTAAGCGATAATGCAAAGAAAATTTACGATGCTATGAAGAAGCTTGGAGCTACCTCTGAGGAAAAGCTGAAGACTGCTGACGATATTATGAAGGCAGCTGCACTCGGAAAATCTATTGTAAATGCAGCTCTTCAGGAACTTCAGAAGAAGGGCTACGTTAAAAGAGTGGCTAGGCAGAAGAGTGCTGGATATTTCGTGGTAAAATAA
- a CDS encoding 6-hydroxymethylpterin diphosphokinase MptE-like protein, whose translation MDIYRAICDDFNINPSSDYISAVILSSLSGEFKLPHRSNEINVVGNGPELKDILTTVTKRFAIVADSAISIYYEELGCPDIIVTDLDGDLSKIWNCKGQGTLIVVHAHGDNIKRIIANKEHIDRRVAGTTQNLPYRQIKNFYGFSDGDRAAYLADYLGAQKIFLIGFDFLKPSAKPGSNLLIKMKKLKWARYLIAELAKSRRSSFNEGEVSEI comes from the coding sequence ATGGATATATATCGCGCGATCTGTGACGATTTTAATATTAATCCCAGCAGCGATTATATTTCTGCTGTCATACTTTCATCTTTATCAGGAGAATTTAAGCTACCGCATAGAAGTAATGAAATAAACGTAGTCGGGAACGGACCGGAACTTAAAGATATACTTACAACGGTAACGAAAAGGTTTGCTATAGTCGCTGATTCAGCGATATCAATTTACTACGAAGAGCTTGGTTGCCCTGACATAATAGTGACGGATCTTGATGGCGATCTTTCTAAAATATGGAATTGCAAAGGCCAAGGAACATTAATAGTAGTTCACGCACATGGAGATAACATAAAAAGGATAATCGCAAATAAAGAGCATATAGATAGAAGAGTTGCTGGGACTACACAAAACCTGCCGTATAGGCAGATAAAGAACTTTTATGGCTTCTCTGACGGTGATAGGGCGGCTTACTTGGCGGATTACTTAGGCGCACAAAAGATATTCCTCATTGGATTCGACTTTTTGAAACCGTCGGCAAAGCCTGGAAGTAACCTACTTATAAAAATGAAGAAATTAAAATGGGCTAGATATTTGATAGCAGAACTGGCAAAATCCAGGAGATCTTCGTTTAATGAGGGGGAAGTGTCAGAGATATAA
- a CDS encoding rusticyanin translates to MDKYKLFALVSLGILISVAAFYGARELASREIGSSGGYITNSELNSLNITPPGVQVSSNQSAIYINNSTTLPVLMGPMYAPSMYSFEILRLINPTIVVKEGVSVHFIVINVDTDSYHNFAISNRGPPYPYMVGMMGLGFEYKAPYLPPVHSDLYAYSEFNYTFSSIGDYWYLCTYPGHAENGMYGEIIVR, encoded by the coding sequence ATGGATAAATACAAGTTGTTTGCTCTCGTTTCCCTTGGAATATTAATTTCAGTGGCTGCATTCTATGGTGCCCGTGAGTTGGCTAGCAGGGAGATCGGGTCAAGCGGTGGCTATATTACAAATTCGGAGCTCAACTCATTAAACATCACGCCACCTGGCGTTCAGGTATCATCGAACCAATCTGCAATATACATAAACAACTCCACCACTTTGCCAGTTTTGATGGGGCCAATGTATGCACCAAGCATGTATAGCTTTGAAATACTCAGACTCATAAATCCAACTATAGTGGTAAAAGAAGGGGTGAGCGTGCATTTCATAGTTATCAACGTGGACACTGATTCTTACCACAACTTTGCAATAAGCAATCGCGGACCACCATACCCATACATGGTTGGCATGATGGGTTTAGGATTTGAATACAAGGCGCCTTATTTACCACCTGTCCACTCAGATCTCTACGCTTACTCAGAGTTCAATTACACTTTTTCCAGTATTGGGGATTACTGGTACCTTTGCACGTATCCTGGCCACGCAGAGAATGGGATGTATGGAGAAATAATTGTACGCTAG
- a CDS encoding class II aldolase/adducin family protein, with amino-acid sequence MYEKEKEQVVEACRRIAQDGLTVGSWGNISVRADDGKIAITPSGKNYNKTEKEDIVITSIDGDILEGHLTPSSERLMHYEIYRKRSDVKAIVHTHSVYSSILSVVDDDLPAITEDVIMILGRSVRVAKYAMTGTVDLAKNVVEALGDSNATIMKNHGAVAVGKDIDRAMAAAYVLEKSAKIYVMAKLLGKVSAVPDDDVDKLIGISEAYLKQWDRWKK; translated from the coding sequence ATGTACGAGAAGGAAAAGGAACAGGTTGTCGAAGCCTGCCGCAGGATTGCCCAGGATGGATTGACTGTTGGTTCATGGGGGAATATAAGCGTAAGGGCAGATGATGGAAAAATTGCGATTACTCCAAGCGGAAAAAATTACAACAAGACGGAAAAGGAGGATATCGTTATAACGTCTATAGATGGAGATATCCTGGAAGGCCATCTCACCCCTTCCAGCGAGAGACTTATGCACTATGAGATCTACAGAAAAAGGAGTGACGTAAAAGCAATAGTCCACACGCATTCTGTATATTCTTCAATACTTTCTGTTGTAGACGATGATCTTCCTGCTATAACGGAAGACGTCATAATGATCCTCGGGCGGAGTGTAAGAGTGGCAAAGTATGCCATGACTGGCACAGTTGATCTAGCAAAAAACGTGGTAGAGGCTCTCGGCGATTCAAACGCAACTATAATGAAAAACCATGGGGCAGTTGCAGTCGGCAAGGACATCGATCGTGCCATGGCAGCTGCCTATGTGCTCGAAAAATCAGCCAAAATATATGTGATGGCAAAACTGCTTGGGAAAGTTTCAGCCGTTCCAGATGATGATGTAGACAAGCTAATCGGAATCAGCGAAGCCTATTTAAAACAGTGGGACCGCTGGAAAAAATGA
- a CDS encoding hydrogenase 4 subunit F — MIPGEILAVLVVVIPGVVNITYRLGIKKATIVGASADLVVAGLMYFLRPQTGFFYIQDSTMLFIIMVLSVYLLSAIYSTRYLKGIEVMGIREPTYYLLLNLFTASMLFSLEVNNYGLMWVGIEATTISSALLLITEKSETSLEATWRYIIIVSAGVTFAFISIILIYYTLGTLSVSTAIGSHVHSRIMVLAVSLALIGFGTKVGVFPVHTWLPDAHSEAPSPVSAMFSGVLLPTALYVLYRVYEIEPVRGLYVWFAVVSIVAASIFMGYQARYKRMFAYSTMENMNLALLGIAVGGSLGFTGALLLLLSHSFGKAGAFYSSGNILRFTGKKEIAEINGMHTSMPYTSTSLLMSSLAVTGAPPFGTFFGEFLILSGVLSLHMYVQFIIVIVFLAAAFISMNYNVTGMIFNGNCPNIEKDRLMPALSIFSSVIPLFIGIFFLVVYNEIL, encoded by the coding sequence ATGATTCCAGGAGAAATTCTTGCAGTACTGGTCGTTGTCATACCTGGCGTTGTTAACATTACGTACCGATTGGGCATTAAGAAGGCTACGATAGTTGGAGCATCTGCGGATCTCGTAGTAGCTGGCTTAATGTATTTCCTTCGCCCGCAAACTGGGTTTTTCTACATCCAGGATTCGACTATGCTCTTCATAATAATGGTGTTGTCAGTGTATCTTTTATCAGCCATATATTCGACAAGATACCTAAAAGGCATAGAAGTTATGGGAATTAGGGAGCCAACTTACTACCTTCTCTTAAATTTGTTCACTGCTTCAATGCTTTTTTCACTAGAGGTAAACAACTACGGGCTAATGTGGGTAGGAATTGAGGCTACAACCATATCATCAGCTCTCCTTCTTATCACTGAAAAGTCAGAAACGTCGCTTGAGGCAACGTGGAGATATATTATAATAGTTTCAGCAGGGGTAACATTCGCCTTTATATCCATAATACTAATATATTACACGCTCGGCACACTCTCAGTTTCAACTGCTATAGGATCTCATGTGCATTCTAGGATAATGGTGCTTGCCGTATCTCTGGCGCTAATAGGCTTCGGCACAAAGGTAGGTGTATTCCCTGTGCATACATGGCTTCCAGACGCCCACAGCGAAGCACCATCTCCCGTCAGCGCTATGTTTTCAGGAGTACTTCTTCCCACAGCACTCTATGTCCTTTACAGGGTTTATGAGATAGAGCCTGTTAGGGGGCTTTACGTATGGTTTGCCGTAGTTTCGATAGTTGCAGCATCCATATTCATGGGATATCAGGCCAGATATAAGAGAATGTTCGCTTATTCGACCATGGAGAATATGAATCTTGCACTTCTGGGAATTGCAGTTGGTGGTTCGCTCGGCTTTACTGGAGCGCTTCTACTTCTGCTTTCGCATAGTTTCGGAAAGGCTGGCGCTTTCTACTCTTCAGGGAATATACTCAGGTTTACTGGAAAGAAAGAAATTGCTGAGATAAACGGCATGCATACGTCCATGCCATACACATCCACCTCACTACTGATGTCGTCTCTTGCAGTTACAGGAGCACCACCCTTTGGAACATTCTTTGGTGAATTTTTGATCCTCTCAGGCGTACTTTCACTACACATGTACGTCCAGTTCATAATAGTAATAGTATTCCTTGCTGCGGCATTCATATCAATGAATTATAATGTGACCGGAATGATATTCAATGGAAATTGTCCCAATATCGAGAAAGATCGATTGATGCCTGCTCTCTCTATATTTTCTTCAGTGATCCCCCTTTTTATTGGAATTTTCTTTCTGGTGGTTTATAATGAAATATTATAG
- a CDS encoding SHOCT domain-containing protein, with product MDKKVENFAWLLIGIIALIAVVVFVYSIFAGGTFYSFGYGPRVIVGGLFGWWLIMPIFAFFVMIFFVIMMFSSHGHDHWHNNRMDFKRSRAEDIARERFAKGEITEDQYNRIINEIRR from the coding sequence ATGGACAAAAAGGTTGAAAACTTTGCATGGCTCCTGATAGGCATAATTGCCTTGATAGCTGTAGTAGTGTTCGTGTATTCGATTTTCGCAGGCGGCACATTTTATAGCTTTGGCTATGGGCCGCGTGTTATAGTCGGCGGGCTTTTCGGATGGTGGCTTATTATGCCAATATTCGCCTTCTTCGTGATGATTTTCTTTGTAATAATGATGTTTAGCTCACATGGCCACGACCACTGGCACAACAATCGCATGGATTTCAAGAGATCTAGGGCAGAAGATATAGCACGTGAACGGTTTGCTAAGGGGGAGATAACAGAGGATCAGTATAACAGGATAATAAATGAGATCAGGAGGTAG
- a CDS encoding DUF373 family protein translates to MTTLIINVDRDNDFGDKAGVNGPVVGYTECYNAALKLITADPEDSDSNALFGALKVYEDLKKKGEDVEIALLTGDNDVGEKSDEILSKQVAEVTAGGEYSDAILVSDGAEDDYIVPVILSYIKIRYVKHIIVRHNENIESIYYYIVKALKDKKIVNKFIIPLGLVFLTYGLVSLVFILYSAYATGVKVIDPTVGAITFVTLVLGVYLLERGFDLIKVVSKFIREVHEYAQDTRILFFTYIIAGLLVLVGIASSYTIAVRTSKNDLDAFLIFLSLFTWWVYGAIFTSEVGRVTELAVGRKVGILKIWYGLIFSLSIAFVVYGMFNYIRYILGFISLKSGLVSIFFLILGLIIAIISSMVHRYFNENPEIQTELPGLEQK, encoded by the coding sequence ATGACAACATTGATAATAAACGTAGATAGAGACAACGATTTTGGCGACAAGGCTGGGGTTAATGGGCCTGTTGTCGGTTACACAGAGTGTTATAACGCTGCCCTTAAGCTAATAACAGCTGATCCAGAAGATTCTGATTCAAATGCCCTTTTCGGCGCCCTAAAGGTTTATGAAGATCTGAAAAAAAAGGGAGAAGACGTAGAAATAGCCTTGCTGACAGGGGACAACGATGTGGGAGAAAAATCAGATGAGATCCTCTCTAAGCAGGTAGCTGAGGTTACAGCCGGCGGAGAATACAGCGATGCTATACTCGTATCAGATGGGGCTGAGGATGACTATATCGTTCCCGTTATACTTTCCTACATAAAGATAAGGTACGTCAAGCACATAATAGTACGGCACAATGAAAACATAGAGAGCATTTATTATTACATAGTAAAAGCCCTCAAGGACAAAAAGATAGTGAATAAGTTTATCATACCTCTAGGCCTCGTATTCCTAACTTACGGCCTCGTATCGCTTGTTTTCATACTTTATTCTGCCTATGCTACCGGAGTTAAAGTCATCGATCCTACCGTAGGAGCGATTACATTTGTTACTCTGGTTCTAGGAGTATACCTACTTGAACGTGGCTTCGATCTAATAAAAGTTGTATCGAAGTTCATAAGAGAGGTGCACGAATACGCCCAGGACACAAGGATACTCTTCTTTACGTATATAATTGCAGGTCTCCTTGTTCTCGTCGGCATTGCCTCAAGTTATACTATAGCTGTCCGCACGTCCAAAAATGATCTTGATGCTTTTCTTATATTCCTCTCCCTATTTACTTGGTGGGTATATGGCGCTATATTCACTAGCGAAGTAGGCAGAGTCACAGAACTGGCTGTTGGAAGGAAGGTCGGCATTCTCAAGATATGGTACGGCTTAATATTCTCTCTTTCAATAGCATTTGTCGTTTATGGTATGTTCAATTATATCAGGTACATACTGGGCTTTATATCGTTGAAGTCTGGGCTTGTGAGCATATTCTTCCTAATACTTGGCCTCATTATAGCGATAATATCGTCGATGGTTCACCGCTATTTTAACGAAAACCCAGAAATACAAACAGAGCTTCCAGGGCTTGAACAAAAATGA
- a CDS encoding NADH-quinone oxidoreductase subunit B family protein, whose product MSSIWFLNGVKKGIKTERYPYAEPVSAPQWPSRLSGHDGGNCPVDAITPDGWVMEKCIFCRRCLPDYKPTGDQRIFTIKKTEDTFRRSFHVFPIDSGACGACNMEFLSIFSPQYDANRLGIFMVNTPRYADALIVMGVMTPGMKEALDRAYEAMPEPKLVIAMGACAVTGGIMGENPLDREKYNVEIAGCPPSPYTLIAALNAAMKDKRKADYFESKRQEVH is encoded by the coding sequence ATGAGCAGTATTTGGTTTCTTAATGGGGTGAAAAAAGGAATAAAGACAGAAAGATATCCTTATGCAGAGCCCGTTTCAGCGCCACAGTGGCCATCACGCCTGTCCGGGCATGATGGGGGCAATTGCCCTGTAGATGCAATAACGCCTGATGGATGGGTTATGGAAAAATGCATATTCTGCCGGAGATGCCTGCCAGATTATAAGCCGACGGGTGATCAACGCATTTTCACCATCAAGAAGACTGAAGATACGTTCAGGAGATCGTTTCATGTCTTCCCCATTGATTCCGGGGCTTGTGGCGCCTGCAACATGGAATTTCTAAGCATATTTTCTCCACAGTACGATGCAAACAGGTTAGGAATATTTATGGTTAATACACCGCGCTATGCGGACGCTTTAATAGTAATGGGGGTGATGACTCCTGGAATGAAGGAGGCCCTAGACAGAGCCTATGAGGCAATGCCAGAGCCAAAGCTTGTCATTGCTATGGGAGCATGCGCTGTTACAGGCGGCATTATGGGTGAGAACCCTCTAGACAGAGAAAAGTACAATGTGGAAATTGCGGGATGCCCGCCTTCGCCGTACACATTGATTGCTGCACTCAACGCTGCGATGAAAGATAAGAGAAAAGCTGATTATTTTGAATCGAAAAGACAAGAGGTGCACTGA